Proteins encoded together in one Hymenobacter monticola window:
- a CDS encoding OsmC family protein: MNTATARYAGNLRTEATHVASGTTIQTDAPVDNHGRGEAFSPTDLVSTALGACIITTMGIVAERHAWDLTGSSFDVTKHMSTEAPRRIAQIDVTLRLPAALDANARTVLELAAHTCPVALSLHPDLVQNVVFEYR; the protein is encoded by the coding sequence ATGAACACCGCCACCGCCCGCTATGCCGGCAACCTCCGCACCGAAGCCACGCACGTCGCGTCCGGCACCACCATTCAAACCGATGCGCCGGTGGATAACCACGGCCGGGGCGAAGCCTTTTCGCCCACCGACCTGGTGAGCACCGCCCTCGGGGCCTGCATCATCACGACGATGGGCATTGTGGCCGAGCGCCACGCCTGGGACCTGACCGGCAGCAGCTTCGACGTCACCAAGCACATGAGCACGGAAGCCCCGCGCCGCATTGCGCAAATCGACGTGACGCTGAGGCTGCCGGCCGCACTGGATGCCAACGCCCGCACCGTGCTGGAGCTTGCCGCCCACACCTGCCCGGTGGCCCTGAGCCTGCATCCCGACTTGGTGCAGAACGTGGTGTTTGAGTATCGGTAA
- the ytxJ gene encoding bacillithiol system redox-active protein YtxJ, translating to MSTPWLPLTQPEQLTDLARASHEQPVLIFKHSTTCSISAAAKSKIERQWADSGLDLPIYYLDLLRFRPLSAQIAEQFGVRHESPQLLLIQDGECTYDASHMGIRLSDVQSVVK from the coding sequence ATGTCGACTCCCTGGCTTCCCCTCACCCAACCCGAACAGCTCACCGACCTGGCCCGGGCCTCGCACGAGCAGCCGGTGCTTATTTTCAAGCACAGCACTACCTGCTCCATCAGCGCGGCGGCCAAGAGCAAGATTGAGCGCCAGTGGGCCGATAGCGGCCTCGACCTGCCCATTTATTACCTCGATTTGCTGCGCTTCCGCCCCCTTTCGGCCCAAATTGCCGAGCAGTTTGGCGTGCGCCACGAGTCGCCCCAGCTGCTGCTCATCCAGGACGGCGAGTGCACCTACGACGCCTCGCACATGGGCATCCGCCTGAGCGACGTGCAAAGTGTGGTGAAGTAG
- a CDS encoding alpha-ketoacid dehydrogenase subunit alpha/beta gives MTFDRQDLSNETLLHLYQHLLRPRLIEEKMLILLRQGKVSKWFSGIGQEAISVGSTLALEADEYILPLHRNLGVFTGREVPLGRLFAQWQGKRTGYTKGRDRSFHFGTNEHHIVGMISHLGPQLAVAGGIALADLLDKKPKVTLTYSGDGGASEGDFHEALNVAAVWQLPVIFMIENNGYGLSTPSNEQFRFKSFVDKGPAYGMEAVQVDGNNVLEVYTTVKRLAEDLRENPRPVLVEALTFRMRGHEEASGTKYVPQSLMEEWAAKDPVENYEKWLLAEGILTETARHSIRETIKAAIEAGLQEADAVPMPTADIAEEIADMYQPFEAPVTDAPAGSAAPEKRFIDAISEGMKQSMERYPDLVLMGQDIADYGGVFKITEGFVAAFGKARVRNTPLCESAIVGIGLGLSIKKKKSMVEMQFADFVTCGFNQIVNNLAKSHYRWGQNADVVIRMPTGAGSAAGPFHSQSNEAWFTHVPGLKVVYPSNPHDAKGLLCAAFEDPNPVLYFEHKMLYRSMSGPVPAAYYTTPIGQAALAAEGNELSIITYGMGVRWALDVCQDLGVSADILDLRTLLPWDQEAVRRTVLKNGRVLILHEDTMTGGIGGEIAAWIGENCFEHLDAPVRRVASLDTAIPFAPPLEAAFLPQQRLREQVQALRNY, from the coding sequence ATGACCTTCGACCGCCAAGACCTTTCCAACGAAACCCTGCTGCACCTCTATCAGCACTTGCTGCGCCCGCGGCTGATTGAGGAAAAAATGCTGATTCTGCTACGCCAGGGCAAGGTGAGCAAGTGGTTTTCGGGCATTGGGCAGGAAGCCATTTCGGTGGGCAGCACCCTGGCCCTGGAGGCCGACGAATACATTCTGCCGCTGCACCGCAACCTGGGCGTGTTCACGGGCCGCGAGGTGCCGCTGGGCCGCCTGTTTGCGCAGTGGCAGGGCAAACGCACCGGCTACACCAAGGGCCGCGACCGCAGCTTCCACTTCGGCACCAACGAGCACCACATCGTGGGCATGATTTCGCACCTCGGCCCGCAGCTGGCTGTGGCCGGCGGCATCGCCCTGGCCGATTTGCTCGACAAAAAGCCGAAGGTGACCCTGACCTACAGTGGCGACGGCGGTGCCTCCGAGGGCGACTTCCACGAGGCCCTGAACGTGGCCGCCGTATGGCAGCTGCCCGTCATTTTCATGATTGAAAACAACGGCTACGGCCTCAGCACGCCCTCCAACGAGCAGTTCCGCTTCAAGTCGTTCGTGGACAAAGGCCCCGCCTACGGCATGGAAGCCGTGCAGGTGGATGGGAACAACGTGCTCGAAGTGTACACCACCGTGAAGCGCCTGGCCGAGGACCTGCGCGAAAACCCGCGCCCGGTGTTGGTGGAGGCCCTCACCTTCCGCATGCGCGGCCACGAGGAAGCCAGCGGCACCAAGTACGTGCCCCAGAGCCTGATGGAAGAATGGGCCGCCAAAGACCCGGTGGAAAACTACGAAAAGTGGCTGCTGGCCGAAGGCATCCTCACCGAAACCGCCCGCCACAGCATCCGCGAAACCATCAAGGCCGCCATTGAGGCCGGCCTGCAGGAAGCCGACGCCGTGCCCATGCCCACGGCCGACATCGCCGAGGAAATTGCGGACATGTACCAGCCCTTCGAAGCGCCCGTGACGGACGCGCCCGCGGGCAGCGCTGCGCCCGAAAAGCGCTTTATCGACGCCATTTCCGAAGGGATGAAGCAGAGCATGGAGCGCTACCCCGACCTCGTGCTCATGGGCCAGGACATTGCCGACTACGGCGGGGTGTTCAAAATCACCGAAGGCTTTGTGGCCGCGTTTGGCAAGGCGCGGGTGCGGAATACGCCCTTGTGCGAGTCGGCCATTGTGGGCATTGGGCTGGGGCTGAGCATCAAGAAAAAGAAAAGCATGGTCGAAATGCAGTTCGCCGATTTCGTGACCTGCGGCTTCAACCAGATTGTGAACAACCTGGCCAAGAGCCACTACCGCTGGGGCCAGAACGCCGACGTGGTTATCCGGATGCCCACCGGCGCGGGCTCGGCCGCCGGCCCGTTTCACTCGCAGAGCAACGAGGCGTGGTTCACGCACGTGCCCGGCCTGAAGGTGGTGTATCCCAGCAACCCGCACGACGCCAAGGGCCTGCTCTGCGCTGCCTTTGAAGACCCCAACCCGGTGCTGTATTTCGAGCACAAGATGCTCTACCGCAGCATGAGCGGACCCGTGCCCGCCGCCTACTACACCACGCCCATCGGCCAGGCCGCGCTGGCCGCCGAGGGCAATGAGCTGAGCATCATCACCTACGGCATGGGCGTGCGCTGGGCCCTCGACGTGTGCCAGGACCTGGGCGTGTCGGCTGACATTCTGGACCTACGCACCCTACTGCCCTGGGACCAGGAAGCCGTGCGCCGCACCGTGCTCAAAAACGGCCGCGTCCTTATCCTGCACGAAGACACCATGACGGGCGGCATCGGCGGCGAAATTGCGGCCTGGATAGGAGAGAACTGCTTCGAGCACCTCGACGCGCCCGTACGCCGCGTGGCCTCGCTCGATACGGCCATTCCGTTTGCGCCGCCGCTGGAGGCCGCTTTCCTGCCCCAGCAGCGCCTGCGCGAGCAGGTGCAGGCCCTGCGCAACTACTAG
- a CDS encoding M16 family metallopeptidase, with amino-acid sequence MIHFQEFTLDNGLRCIVHEDFSTPMAVLNVMYDVGSRDEDPGHTGFAHLFEHLMFSGSVNIPSYDEPLQRVGGENNAFTSSDITNYYLSLPAANLETGFWLESDRMLNLAFSENGLEVQRKVVVEEFKQSYLNQPYGDVWLQLKPLAYHTHPYQWNTIGKEISHIENAVMDDVRGFFQKHYAPQNAILVVAGAASAAEVRRLAEKWFGPIPGGPAYQRHLPQEPAQTAARHHTAQAPVPLSALYKAYHMPARGDARYHSVDLLSDMLGHGKSARLHQRLVKEQALFNNISASLTGSLDPGLLVISGKLNAGVDLKEADAAVEAVVAEFLAADVDPQELEKVKNQAESSLVFGEIDLLNRALNLAYSKLQGDANLVNEESRRIQAVTVASVRAAAQEVLRPENCSTLYYEAVPQEALAEAE; translated from the coding sequence ATGATTCATTTCCAGGAATTCACCCTCGACAACGGCCTGCGCTGCATCGTCCACGAAGATTTTTCCACGCCCATGGCCGTGCTCAACGTGATGTACGACGTGGGCTCGCGCGATGAGGACCCCGGCCACACCGGCTTTGCCCATCTGTTTGAACACCTCATGTTTTCGGGCTCGGTGAACATCCCAAGCTATGACGAGCCCCTGCAGCGTGTGGGTGGCGAAAACAACGCCTTCACTTCCAGCGACATCACCAACTACTACCTTTCGCTGCCCGCCGCCAACCTCGAAACCGGCTTCTGGCTGGAATCCGACCGGATGCTGAACCTGGCTTTCTCGGAAAATGGCCTCGAAGTGCAGCGCAAAGTGGTGGTGGAAGAGTTTAAGCAGAGCTACCTCAACCAGCCCTACGGCGACGTGTGGCTGCAGCTCAAGCCCCTGGCCTACCACACCCACCCCTACCAGTGGAACACCATTGGCAAGGAGATTTCGCACATCGAAAACGCGGTAATGGACGACGTGCGCGGCTTCTTCCAGAAGCACTACGCGCCCCAGAACGCCATTCTGGTGGTGGCTGGCGCCGCCAGCGCAGCCGAGGTGCGCCGCCTGGCCGAAAAGTGGTTCGGCCCCATTCCGGGCGGGCCGGCCTACCAGCGCCACCTGCCCCAGGAGCCCGCCCAAACCGCAGCCCGCCACCACACCGCCCAGGCCCCGGTACCGCTGTCGGCACTTTACAAAGCCTACCACATGCCCGCCCGCGGCGACGCCCGCTACCACTCCGTGGATTTGCTGAGCGACATGCTCGGCCACGGCAAGTCGGCCCGCTTGCACCAGCGCCTCGTGAAGGAGCAGGCCTTGTTTAATAACATTTCGGCTTCGCTCACCGGCTCGCTCGACCCCGGCCTGCTCGTCATCAGCGGCAAGCTGAACGCGGGCGTCGACCTCAAAGAAGCCGACGCCGCCGTGGAAGCCGTGGTGGCCGAATTTCTGGCCGCCGACGTGGACCCGCAGGAACTCGAAAAAGTAAAAAACCAGGCCGAAAGCAGCCTGGTTTTCGGCGAAATCGACCTGCTGAACCGTGCCCTGAACCTGGCCTACAGCAAGCTACAGGGCGACGCCAACTTGGTGAACGAGGAAAGCCGCCGCATTCAGGCCGTGACCGTGGCCAGCGTGCGCGCCGCCGCGCAGGAAGTGCTGCGCCCCGAAAACTGCAGCACCCTCTACTACGAAGCCGTGCCGCAAGAAGCGCTGGCAGAGGCGGAATAA
- the pheS gene encoding phenylalanine--tRNA ligase subunit alpha: MQESIAALTAEITKAELNNPAALDAFRISYLGRKGRLADLFDQLKTVPNEEKRAVGQQLNALKQQAQARFDEAQQAAEAAADNAPANPDFDYTLPPVPNALGTRHPLSLVREEMLRVFARIGFAVAEGPEIEDDWHNFTALNFPENHPARDMQDTFFVESRAGGLVDAAAENDSTHQSTNPLPHLLRTHTSTVQVRVMENEPLPIRRVMPGRVFRNEAISARAHMMFHQVEGIFIDEGVSFADLKQTVYYFVQELFGADINIRFRPSFFPFTEPSAEIDITCLICKGAGCNICKYSGWVEIGGCGMVDPAVLENAGIDPEKYSGYAWGMGIERIAMLKYQIKDLRLFTENDMRFLRQFEAL; this comes from the coding sequence ATGCAGGAATCCATTGCCGCTCTTACGGCCGAAATTACGAAGGCCGAACTGAATAATCCCGCCGCCCTCGATGCTTTTCGCATCAGCTACCTCGGCCGCAAGGGCCGGCTGGCCGATTTGTTCGACCAGCTCAAGACCGTGCCCAACGAAGAGAAGCGCGCCGTGGGCCAGCAGCTCAACGCCCTGAAGCAGCAGGCCCAGGCCCGTTTCGACGAGGCCCAGCAGGCCGCCGAAGCCGCCGCCGACAACGCCCCTGCCAACCCCGACTTCGACTACACCCTGCCGCCCGTGCCCAACGCCCTCGGCACCCGCCACCCCCTGAGCCTGGTGCGCGAGGAGATGCTGCGCGTGTTCGCCCGCATCGGCTTCGCCGTGGCCGAAGGCCCTGAAATTGAAGACGATTGGCACAACTTCACCGCCCTCAACTTCCCCGAAAACCACCCGGCGCGGGACATGCAGGACACGTTCTTTGTGGAGTCGCGGGCTGGTGGATTGGTGGATGCAGCGGCTGAAAACGATTCAACCCACCAGTCCACCAATCCACTACCTCACCTTCTAAGAACCCACACCAGCACCGTACAGGTGCGCGTGATGGAAAACGAGCCGCTGCCCATTCGGCGCGTGATGCCAGGCCGCGTATTTCGCAACGAGGCCATTTCGGCCCGGGCGCACATGATGTTCCACCAGGTAGAAGGCATTTTCATTGACGAGGGCGTGAGCTTCGCCGACCTCAAGCAGACGGTGTATTACTTCGTGCAGGAGCTGTTCGGGGCCGACATCAACATCCGTTTCCGCCCCAGCTTCTTCCCCTTCACCGAGCCCAGCGCTGAAATCGACATCACTTGCCTGATTTGCAAAGGCGCGGGCTGCAACATCTGCAAGTACTCGGGCTGGGTGGAAATTGGGGGCTGCGGCATGGTGGACCCCGCCGTGCTTGAAAACGCGGGTATCGACCCCGAGAAATACTCCGGCTATGCTTGGGGCATGGGCATCGAGCGCATTGCCATGCTCAAGTATCAGATTAAGGACCTGCGCCTGTTCACGGAAAACGATATGCGCTTCCTGCGCCAGTTCGAGGCGCTGTAA
- a CDS encoding acyltransferase family protein: MQAATPARLDPFLSQKLRFWSLMAMVLLVYVHAYNLHPRYLQPFTPVQEALGPGTWLQYLLANGLLRFRIPILFAISGYLFAWREGAEPHGQRVRRRLRTLGLPYLLWSLIWLAALWALEQFPVAKQAVLDAEISPFWPRQLLSQLTAGELVQRWLVEPAPFQLWFLRSLLGLNLVYPWLRVAVLRKPAIYFSVAGLLWFFMVPVPLIGDEGPLFFGLGAWLALRGKDVLAPPGWLRPGLLAGLWLGACLLKTWLAFQVGPPFSLPLALSMLALHKVGEISGMLVAWFGLNGLVRWCMDRNWFQWLTGFSFMIYVLHVPLVNYATELALRYGRAVPHIHLLTYLLLPLLVVAVSVGLGALLRAVAPGIYAVLTGGRGLATS, translated from the coding sequence ATGCAAGCCGCTACCCCCGCCCGCCTCGACCCTTTCTTGAGCCAGAAGCTGCGCTTTTGGTCGCTGATGGCCATGGTGCTGCTGGTGTACGTGCACGCCTATAACCTGCACCCACGCTACCTGCAGCCCTTCACGCCGGTGCAGGAGGCGCTGGGGCCGGGCACCTGGCTGCAATACTTGCTGGCCAACGGGCTGCTGCGGTTTCGCATTCCCATTCTGTTTGCCATTTCGGGCTACTTGTTTGCCTGGCGCGAGGGCGCCGAGCCGCACGGCCAACGCGTGCGGCGGCGCTTGCGCACCCTGGGCCTCCCCTATTTGCTTTGGAGCTTAATATGGCTGGCGGCGCTGTGGGCGCTGGAGCAGTTCCCCGTCGCCAAACAGGCGGTGCTTGATGCCGAAATCAGCCCGTTCTGGCCCCGGCAATTGCTCAGCCAGCTTACGGCCGGTGAGCTGGTACAGCGCTGGCTGGTGGAGCCCGCGCCGTTTCAGCTGTGGTTTTTGCGCAGCCTGCTGGGGCTCAACTTGGTATATCCGTGGCTGCGGGTGGCCGTTTTGCGCAAGCCCGCCATCTACTTCAGCGTGGCGGGGCTGCTGTGGTTTTTTATGGTACCGGTGCCCTTAATTGGGGACGAAGGGCCGCTGTTTTTTGGGTTGGGCGCGTGGTTGGCGTTGCGCGGCAAAGACGTGCTGGCGCCACCCGGCTGGTTGCGGCCGGGGTTGCTGGCGGGGCTGTGGCTGGGCGCGTGCCTCCTCAAAACTTGGCTGGCGTTCCAGGTGGGGCCACCGTTTTCGCTGCCGCTGGCCCTTTCCATGCTGGCGTTGCACAAGGTAGGCGAAATCAGCGGGATGCTGGTGGCTTGGTTTGGGCTCAACGGGCTGGTGCGCTGGTGCATGGACCGCAACTGGTTTCAGTGGCTGACGGGCTTTTCGTTTATGATTTACGTGTTGCACGTGCCCTTAGTGAACTATGCTACCGAACTGGCGTTGCGCTATGGACGAGCCGTGCCACATATCCATTTGCTTACTTACCTGCTCCTGCCTTTGCTGGTAGTGGCTGTGAGTGTGGGCCTTGGTGCGCTGCTGCGCGCGGTGGCACCCGGTATTTATGCGGTGCTCACTGGTGGTCGGGGACTGGCTACGTCGTAA